Proteins from one Xenorhabdus griffiniae genomic window:
- a CDS encoding peptidase domain-containing ABC transporter, with protein MDHVIITKDTLLLSSICIFLIFFTLVKTFSDALRSYMSLSINVLLDMQWKNSLFGHLMKIPIDYFSNRKLGDIQSRFNSIEDIRETFCTNIVTLIIDFLMILGLLSMMIIYGGGLTAIVILFSILYFMVKLIVYRIYKNSSDKKIRNEATINSFFMETLYSMPTIKVLDLLNNRLRNYGDKVKDLNKSEIKKKKIEIITSALSSIIISLDQIIILWVGSYLVINSSITIGMFIAFNTYRGQFSDRVTNIINKSVELKLLSLHNERLSDIALQEKEVFKNDTNNYAGNNMASLELSNVSYTYENSTNSVISNFSIKINEGESVTIIGPSGTGKSTLIKIMCGLIKPKSGDVLFNNNDIYSIGINNYRKNISCILQEDKLFSGSIAENISGFDDNINMDYVIECAIKANIHSEIANFPMGYYTQLSELGGSISGGQKQRIMIARAIYKKPKIIFMDEATSHLDTDNELFINKSIPNLNVTRIIVAHRESTIKSADRIIHLNAELEKQTVLI; from the coding sequence ATGGATCATGTTATAATAACAAAAGATACTCTATTATTGTCATCCATCTGCATTTTTTTAATATTTTTTACTTTAGTTAAAACTTTTTCTGATGCACTAAGATCTTATATGTCTCTTTCTATAAACGTCCTTTTGGATATGCAATGGAAAAATAGTCTTTTTGGGCATCTTATGAAAATTCCAATTGATTATTTTTCAAATAGGAAACTAGGGGATATTCAATCTAGGTTTAATTCAATAGAAGATATTAGAGAAACATTTTGCACTAATATAGTAACTTTAATTATTGATTTTTTAATGATACTAGGCTTACTGAGCATGATGATTATTTATGGAGGTGGTTTAACTGCTATAGTCATATTATTTTCAATTCTGTACTTTATGGTTAAATTAATTGTGTATAGAATATATAAGAATTCATCGGATAAAAAAATTAGAAATGAGGCCACTATAAACTCTTTCTTTATGGAGACTCTTTACAGCATGCCAACAATTAAAGTTCTTGATTTGCTTAATAATAGATTAAGAAATTACGGTGATAAAGTTAAAGATTTGAATAAATCCGAAATAAAAAAGAAAAAAATAGAAATTATTACTAGCGCACTGAGTTCAATTATAATATCTCTAGACCAAATAATTATTCTTTGGGTTGGTTCATATTTGGTAATAAATAGTTCTATAACTATAGGAATGTTTATAGCTTTCAATACGTACAGAGGTCAATTTTCAGATCGTGTTACTAATATAATTAATAAATCAGTAGAATTAAAACTACTCTCATTACATAATGAGAGGCTATCTGACATTGCTTTGCAAGAAAAAGAAGTTTTCAAAAATGATACTAATAACTATGCCGGTAACAACATGGCTTCTTTAGAACTATCGAATGTTTCTTATACGTATGAGAACTCAACTAATTCAGTAATATCAAATTTTTCAATAAAAATTAACGAAGGCGAATCAGTTACAATAATTGGACCATCAGGAACAGGAAAATCAACCCTTATTAAAATAATGTGTGGACTTATTAAACCTAAATCAGGGGATGTATTATTCAATAACAATGATATATATTCCATTGGAATAAATAACTACAGAAAAAATATTTCTTGCATTTTACAGGAAGATAAGCTTTTTTCAGGATCGATAGCAGAAAATATTTCAGGATTCGATGATAACATAAATATGGATTATGTTATTGAATGCGCAATAAAGGCCAACATCCATAGTGAAATTGCTAATTTTCCGATGGGATATTACACACAATTAAGTGAATTAGGCGGAAGTATTTCTGGAGGTCAAAAACAAAGAATAATGATAGCTAGAGCGATTTATAAAAAACCTAAAATTATTTTCATGGATGAAGCAACAAGTCATTTAGATACAGATAATGAATTATTTATTAATAAATCAATTCCAAATTTAAATGTGACTAGAATTATAGTGGCACACAGAGAATCTACCATTAAAAGTGCAGATAGAATTATTCATTTAAATGCTGAACTAGAAAAACAGACGGTTTTAATTTAA
- a CDS encoding diacylglycerol kinase: MANQSTGLSRIIKAAGYSMKGIRAAWQNEAAFRQEAIAAILAIIVAFSLDFSLHERLFLIGSVMLVVIVEILNSAIEAVVDRIGSEYHELSGRAKDMGSAAVLLTLLLALFIWGMIFWSHFMH; this comes from the coding sequence ATGGCAAATCAATCAACAGGTTTAAGCCGTATCATTAAAGCGGCTGGGTATTCGATGAAAGGAATCAGGGCTGCATGGCAAAATGAAGCGGCATTTCGGCAGGAGGCAATTGCGGCCATACTTGCGATCATCGTTGCATTTTCTTTAGATTTTAGCTTGCATGAGAGACTCTTCCTGATTGGCTCTGTTATGCTGGTGGTCATTGTCGAAATCCTCAATAGTGCCATAGAAGCAGTCGTCGATCGTATCGGTAGTGAATATCATGAATTATCAGGTCGAGCGAAAGATATGGGATCGGCGGCGGTATTGCTCACCCTGCTTTTGGCGTTGTTTATTTGGGGAATGATCTTCTGGTCGCATTTTATGCATTGA
- a CDS encoding tail fiber assembly protein, which produces MATEEEKAALTAWHQYRLDVSTAPDINWPEQPK; this is translated from the coding sequence GTGGCGACGGAAGAAGAAAAAGCCGCACTGACTGCATGGCATCAATACCGACTGGATGTTTCCACCGCACCGGATATCAACTGGCCTGAACAACCAAAATAA
- the plsB gene encoding glycerol-3-phosphate 1-O-acyltransferase PlsB, whose translation MSGWRKIYYKLLNLPLKLLVKSKLIPTDPIAELRLDTTRPILYILPYHSKTDLLTLRQQCLAQDLPDPLNPLEISDTQLPSCVFIDNGPRVFRCYAPKHESVRIFHSYLDLHHNNPDLDIQMVPVSVMFGRSPGREGQEGHTTPQLRLLNGVQKFFAILWLGRDSFVRFSTPVSLRHMADEHGTDNIIANKLARVARMHYSRQRLAAVGPRLPARQDLFNKLLTSKAIEKAIADEARSKKISPEKAKQNAINMLEEIAANFSYETVRLTDRVLSWTWNRLYQGINVHNAERVRQLAQDGHELVYVPCHRSHMDYLLLSYVLYHQGLVPPHIAAGINLNFWPAGPIFRRLGAFFIRRTFKGNKLYSTLFREYLGELFTRGYSVEYFVEGGRSRTGRLLDPKTGTLSMTLQAMLRGESRPITIVPIYIGYEHVMEVATYAKELRGATKEKEGFFQMVRGLRKLRNLGQGYVNFGEPIPLTQYLNQHVPEWRDSIDPIESQRPTWLTPTVSKLADNIMVNINNAAAANAINLCTTALLSSRQRALTREQLIEQLDCYLQLLRNVPYTDDITVPNQTAEELLDHALMMDKFEVEKDSLGDIIILPRESAVLMTYYRNNIQHLLILPSLITSIIMHHRRISRSELLRQVALIYPLIKQELFMRYSKETLPEVVNTLIDELARQCLICNKEQGMLVLNPARIRPLQLLAAGIRETLQRYAITLSLLNATPEISRGVLEKESRMLAQRLSVLHGINAPEFFDKAVFACSVNTLREEGYIQDSGDMITTSAQELYHVLSELMSPEIRLTIESVSMPPEQNEPVQVTQDQQ comes from the coding sequence ATGTCAGGTTGGCGTAAAATATATTATAAGTTATTGAATTTACCACTAAAATTATTAGTAAAAAGTAAATTAATCCCTACGGATCCTATTGCGGAGCTGCGTCTTGATACGACTCGGCCTATTTTGTATATACTGCCGTATCACTCAAAAACAGACTTATTGACTCTGCGTCAACAATGTCTGGCGCAAGATCTGCCTGATCCGTTGAATCCTTTGGAAATTAGTGATACACAGCTTCCCAGCTGTGTCTTTATCGATAACGGTCCACGTGTGTTCCGTTGTTATGCACCAAAACATGAATCTGTGAGAATTTTTCACTCCTATCTGGACTTGCACCACAATAATCCTGATCTGGATATTCAGATGGTGCCTGTTTCCGTCATGTTTGGTCGTTCCCCGGGACGCGAAGGGCAAGAAGGACATACCACGCCACAATTACGCTTGCTAAATGGCGTGCAGAAGTTTTTTGCCATCTTATGGCTTGGACGGGATAGTTTTGTCCGTTTCTCCACACCGGTGTCTTTACGTCATATGGCCGATGAGCATGGTACAGATAATATCATCGCCAATAAACTCGCCCGTGTAGCTCGGATGCACTATTCCCGCCAACGTCTTGCGGCCGTTGGGCCTCGTTTACCTGCCAGACAGGATCTGTTCAACAAGTTATTGACCTCAAAAGCAATAGAAAAAGCGATTGCTGATGAAGCCCGTAGCAAGAAAATCTCTCCCGAAAAGGCAAAACAGAATGCCATCAATATGTTGGAAGAGATTGCCGCAAATTTCTCCTATGAAACCGTACGCTTGACTGATCGGGTTTTAAGCTGGACCTGGAACCGTTTGTATCAAGGCATTAATGTTCATAACGCCGAACGAGTTCGCCAGTTGGCGCAGGATGGCCATGAACTGGTTTATGTTCCATGCCACCGCAGCCATATGGACTACCTTTTGCTCTCTTATGTGCTCTATCACCAAGGGCTAGTTCCACCACACATTGCTGCGGGCATTAACCTGAATTTCTGGCCTGCCGGTCCGATATTCCGTCGTCTCGGTGCGTTCTTTATCCGCCGTACGTTTAAAGGTAATAAGCTCTATTCAACCCTCTTTCGTGAATATCTCGGCGAGTTGTTTACCCGTGGTTATTCAGTTGAATACTTTGTCGAAGGAGGACGTTCCCGTACTGGTCGTTTGCTTGATCCCAAAACAGGGACGCTCTCCATGACCTTGCAAGCCATGCTACGAGGGGAATCTCGTCCCATCACGATTGTACCGATCTACATCGGTTATGAGCATGTGATGGAAGTGGCAACGTATGCCAAAGAGCTGCGCGGTGCAACCAAGGAAAAAGAAGGCTTTTTCCAGATGGTGCGCGGGTTGCGCAAATTACGTAATCTGGGACAAGGTTACGTGAATTTTGGTGAACCGATCCCGTTGACACAATACCTGAATCAGCATGTACCTGAGTGGCGTGACTCCATTGATCCAATCGAATCTCAGCGTCCAACATGGCTGACACCAACAGTCAGTAAACTGGCTGACAATATTATGGTCAATATCAATAATGCTGCCGCTGCCAATGCTATTAATTTATGCACTACGGCGTTATTGTCATCACGCCAGCGAGCGCTGACCCGTGAACAGCTTATTGAGCAGTTGGATTGCTATCTGCAATTATTGCGTAATGTGCCTTACACTGACGATATCACGGTGCCAAACCAAACCGCAGAAGAGTTGCTAGATCACGCTCTTATGATGGATAAGTTTGAGGTCGAGAAAGATAGTCTGGGAGATATTATTATCCTGCCACGTGAAAGCGCGGTATTGATGACTTATTATCGTAATAATATCCAGCACTTATTGATCCTGCCTTCCCTGATCACCAGTATTATTATGCATCACCGCCGCATTAGCCGTAGTGAATTGCTCAGACAAGTAGCGCTGATTTATCCGCTGATCAAGCAGGAACTTTTCATGCGTTACAGCAAGGAAACGCTTCCGGAGGTTGTCAATACCTTGATTGATGAGCTGGCACGCCAATGCCTTATCTGCAACAAAGAGCAAGGAATGCTGGTGCTAAATCCTGCGCGTATTCGCCCGCTGCAATTGCTGGCAGCCGGCATCAGGGAAACGCTGCAACGTTATGCCATTACGCTCTCTTTGTTGAATGCCACACCTGAAATTAGCCGTGGTGTACTGGAAAAAGAGAGCCGGATGCTGGCACAACGTCTGTCAGTGCTGCATGGCATCAATGCGCCGGAGTTCTTTGACAAGGCTGTTTTTGCCTGTTCAGTCAATACGTTGCGTGAAGAAGGTTATATTCAAGACAGCGGCGATATGATTACCACCAGTGCTCAAGAACTCTATCATGTATTGAGTGAGCTGATGTCACCTGAAATTCGTTTGACGATTGAAAGTGTCAGTATGCCACCAGAACAAAATGAACCTGTACAGGTAACACAAGATCAGCAATAA
- a CDS encoding HlyD family secretion protein — MNDDIFRKINRETKEIMWVPNTIIRIYPHSVILYVIITILITSLFILIFVLKINNRIEIEGEVNSFPSTVIVRSPINGYVELSNVSILKPSKLLKDDIVLQLKSIDNDINGDLKEQKLKNLNSIIYKLNKNINNKNELKIKLDEFYEKNIAFTDQEIANLKAELNKSNKIIQEHNDTRKKYELFLKKGYVTLEQLNSINSNYVQNKISYINIHQQLNSLLEKKHQFLIDRDSKMNDIENKISSLQEQIDEIKIKKIDINSDSNRIITSPIDGVLDYQYKTLGQEVVKNDPLFKISPKTVESYFIVFSIKGEHYPYVRIGEKIDLRFKSYPFQKYGSFNGVIDKISKSIVSNENSSLQGLKNGTKNNNNDNIYSIQMKITDKNIDKLKLVSGMKAETSLIVNNGSCYNNKRYSIIVIHLHFFNIFYFS; from the coding sequence ATGAATGATGATATTTTCAGGAAGATAAATAGAGAAACAAAAGAAATAATGTGGGTCCCTAATACGATAATTAGGATTTACCCGCATTCGGTTATTCTATATGTAATAATTACCATCTTGATAACTTCTCTTTTCATTTTAATTTTTGTATTAAAGATAAACAATAGAATTGAAATAGAAGGTGAAGTTAACTCATTCCCTTCAACGGTAATAGTAAGATCGCCAATAAATGGATATGTTGAATTATCTAATGTTAGCATATTAAAACCTTCTAAATTACTTAAAGATGATATTGTTTTACAATTAAAAAGCATTGATAACGATATTAATGGTGATTTAAAGGAGCAAAAGCTTAAAAATTTAAATTCAATAATTTATAAATTAAATAAAAACATAAATAATAAAAATGAATTAAAGATAAAACTAGATGAATTCTATGAAAAAAATATAGCATTTACTGATCAAGAAATTGCTAATTTAAAAGCAGAATTAAATAAATCAAATAAAATAATTCAAGAGCATAATGATACCAGAAAAAAATATGAATTATTTTTAAAGAAAGGTTATGTAACCTTAGAGCAATTAAACTCAATAAATAGCAATTACGTTCAAAATAAAATTAGTTATATAAACATACATCAACAATTAAATTCTTTATTGGAAAAAAAACATCAATTTTTGATAGATAGAGACAGTAAAATGAATGACATAGAAAATAAAATTTCATCATTACAAGAGCAAATAGATGAAATTAAAATAAAAAAAATTGATATAAATTCTGATTCAAATAGAATTATAACATCTCCGATTGATGGAGTTTTAGATTATCAGTATAAGACATTAGGACAGGAGGTTGTTAAAAACGATCCTCTATTTAAAATATCGCCAAAAACAGTAGAATCATATTTTATTGTTTTTAGTATAAAGGGTGAGCATTATCCTTATGTAAGGATAGGTGAAAAAATAGATCTAAGATTTAAGTCATATCCATTCCAAAAATATGGCTCATTTAATGGTGTAATAGATAAGATTTCAAAATCAATTGTAAGTAATGAAAACTCTTCTTTACAGGGGTTAAAAAATGGCACTAAAAATAATAATAATGATAATATTTACTCTATCCAAATGAAAATAACTGATAAAAATATAGATAAATTAAAGTTGGTTTCGGGAATGAAAGCAGAAACATCTTTAATTGTTAATAATGGATCATGTTATAATAACAAAAGATACTCTATTATTGTCATCCATCTGCATTTTTTTAATATTTTTTACTTTAGTTAA
- the ubiC gene encoding chorismate lyase has translation MVDDTILTSPSIYWLSPDETDHIPESVFDWLMEAGSMTRRFEQYCQNVSVMPFQEGFITPEALNNESKHLPISEKYWLRETVLYGDNIPWLLGRTIIPVETLTGPDKKLVDIGTVPLGRYLFSGNNLTRDYIQIGRQGDRWARRSLLRLSGKPLLLTETFLPNSPVYK, from the coding sequence ATGGTAGATGACACAATATTAACTTCACCCTCCATTTACTGGTTATCGCCAGATGAGACTGACCACATTCCTGAATCTGTTTTCGATTGGCTGATGGAAGCCGGCTCAATGACACGTCGTTTTGAACAATATTGTCAGAATGTATCGGTGATGCCTTTTCAGGAAGGTTTTATCACTCCGGAAGCGTTAAATAATGAAAGTAAGCACTTACCTATAAGTGAAAAATACTGGTTACGTGAAACTGTTTTGTATGGGGATAACATCCCGTGGCTTTTAGGGCGTACAATTATTCCAGTGGAAACACTCACAGGCCCAGATAAAAAATTGGTTGATATCGGAACTGTGCCACTTGGACGTTATCTTTTTAGTGGTAATAATTTAACGCGGGATTATATTCAAATAGGTCGGCAGGGGGATCGCTGGGCACGCCGTTCCTTGTTGAGGCTGTCAGGCAAGCCACTGTTGCTCACAGAGACTTTTTTACCGAATTCACCTGTATATAAATAG
- the lexA gene encoding transcriptional repressor LexA, whose amino-acid sequence MKALTARQQQVYDLVRDHISQTGMPPTRAEIAARLGFRSPNAAEEHLKALARKGVIEIISGASRGIRLLLEEAEGAGLPLIGRVAAGEPLLAQEHIESHYKVDPELFKPSADFLLRVSGMSMKDIGIMDGDLLAVHKTQDVHNGQVIVARIEDEVTVKRFKQTGNKIELIAENPEFKPIVVDLSEQNFTIEGLAVGVIRSGDWF is encoded by the coding sequence ATGAAAGCATTAACTGCCAGGCAGCAGCAAGTTTATGACTTGGTGCGTGACCATATTTCGCAAACGGGTATGCCACCAACACGTGCTGAAATTGCAGCGCGACTTGGTTTTCGTTCACCTAACGCAGCAGAAGAGCATTTAAAGGCACTTGCGCGTAAAGGGGTGATAGAGATTATCTCTGGTGCATCCAGAGGTATCCGTTTGCTGCTTGAAGAAGCTGAAGGGGCAGGATTGCCGCTGATCGGTCGTGTTGCTGCTGGGGAACCACTGCTGGCGCAGGAACACATCGAAAGCCATTATAAGGTTGATCCTGAATTATTCAAACCAAGCGCTGATTTTCTGTTACGTGTCAGTGGCATGTCCATGAAAGACATTGGGATTATGGACGGAGATTTACTGGCTGTGCATAAAACACAGGATGTTCATAATGGGCAAGTCATTGTAGCGCGTATTGAAGATGAAGTCACAGTAAAACGCTTCAAACAAACAGGAAACAAAATTGAACTGATTGCTGAAAATCCGGAATTTAAACCTATTGTTGTTGATTTGAGCGAGCAGAATTTCACTATTGAAGGATTGGCCGTCGGCGTTATTCGTAGCGGGGACTGGTTCTGA
- the ubiA gene encoding 4-hydroxybenzoate octaprenyltransferase: MTRDKWRAYCRLMRIDKPIGALLLLWPTYWALWIAAKGIPDWHIGLIFTLGVFFMRAAGCCINDFADRKFDGYVERTKSRPLPSGDITEKESKILFATLVLISFALVLTLNKMTIALSVVGLALACVYPFVKRVSHLPQVVLGAAYGWSIPMAFAAVSESLPLECWLLFLANIIWSVIYDTQYAMVDRDDDLKIGVKSTAVLFGRFDKLIIGILQFIMLGILVFVGGMVNLGGIYYWTVLLVTALFIYQQKLITNRERSACFHAFMNNNYVGLVLFLGIFFSYV; encoded by the coding sequence ATGACGCGAGATAAATGGCGTGCTTATTGCCGTTTAATGCGTATTGATAAACCTATTGGCGCATTATTACTATTATGGCCAACCTATTGGGCATTGTGGATCGCCGCAAAAGGCATACCAGATTGGCACATAGGGTTAATATTTACTCTTGGTGTGTTTTTCATGCGTGCTGCGGGATGTTGCATTAATGACTTCGCAGACAGAAAATTTGATGGGTATGTAGAACGGACAAAATCTCGTCCTCTTCCCAGTGGCGATATTACCGAAAAAGAAAGCAAAATCTTGTTTGCCACACTGGTACTCATTTCTTTCGCACTGGTTTTAACACTGAATAAAATGACGATTGCATTGTCGGTCGTTGGTCTGGCATTGGCGTGTGTTTACCCTTTTGTCAAACGCGTTAGTCACTTGCCACAAGTTGTGTTAGGTGCGGCTTACGGCTGGTCAATTCCGATGGCCTTTGCCGCAGTTAGTGAATCCTTACCCTTGGAATGCTGGCTGTTATTTTTAGCCAATATCATTTGGTCTGTAATTTACGATACGCAGTATGCCATGGTTGATCGTGACGATGACCTGAAAATCGGCGTGAAATCGACCGCCGTACTTTTCGGACGCTTTGATAAACTGATCATTGGCATTCTGCAATTCATCATGCTGGGCATTTTGGTCTTCGTTGGCGGGATGGTGAATCTGGGCGGGATCTATTATTGGACGGTATTGCTGGTAACAGCATTATTCATTTATCAGCAAAAATTGATCACAAATCGGGAAAGGTCTGCCTGTTTTCACGCTTTTATGAACAATAACTACGTTGGTTTAGTTCTGTTCCTCGGCATCTTTTTTAGCTATGTCTAA
- the zur gene encoding zinc uptake transcriptional repressor Zur: protein MKTINQKKLLAQAETICLSRGVRLTPQRLEILRLITEQPGAISAYDLLDLLREVEPQAKPPTVYRGLEFLLEQGFIHKIESTNSYVLCHHFEEPCHTSAMFICEFCGSVTEKDAKNIESAIQQLAQGTGFHLRNSVIEVHGLCSSCHEIESCTERDICQHNHSVEENKKK, encoded by the coding sequence ATGAAAACTATCAATCAAAAAAAGTTACTGGCACAGGCTGAAACAATCTGCCTGTCAAGAGGAGTTCGTTTGACACCTCAACGCCTTGAGATTCTTCGTTTGATTACTGAACAGCCTGGCGCGATAAGCGCTTATGATTTGCTGGATTTATTGCGTGAAGTCGAGCCACAAGCCAAGCCTCCAACAGTTTATCGTGGATTAGAGTTTCTGCTGGAACAAGGTTTTATTCACAAGATAGAATCCACAAACAGCTATGTGCTTTGCCATCATTTTGAAGAACCATGCCATACTTCGGCAATGTTTATCTGTGAATTTTGTGGCTCTGTGACCGAAAAGGATGCAAAGAATATTGAATCAGCGATTCAACAGTTAGCGCAAGGTACGGGGTTTCATTTACGAAATAGCGTGATAGAAGTTCATGGCCTATGTTCTTCCTGCCATGAGATTGAATCCTGCACGGAGCGCGATATATGTCAGCACAATCATTCGGTTGAAGAAAATAAAAAGAAATAA
- a CDS encoding DUF1266 domain-containing protein, whose product MKELLQNHPNNRRFPVNGFRIIKNILKERKGVAFLKPIQVIGLSALWIATLFLGVLSVGITILIFDANNVPSKGYILWASMIGLSLLGIYLSTYTFQRIKNLPITEQKRYYLQAKYSVLPEEKRQALRLHIVNCYYEGFWTETLEHYPLKSRVSHDNYQYRILPLSDAEPHQSQVYADWGILNEKDYWKVVHDLWAGIHSERFAVDAVFTDGEMFKILGSLIEEPEEYVQQCSRSINGRPPALLWGFDLWRAIVLSRNCFAAGYISEETAWKNILKTADYVYEIFGSFDEFYTNYRLGNAYWSRDFDTAKGRLKAFLFYKEHCDWPMAQLPWPNPKGIFMEQYMKEGFADVVNSMLRDQQMEDPLDDDEVMDEEYSHTEIRVLH is encoded by the coding sequence ATGAAAGAATTATTGCAAAACCACCCGAATAATAGAAGATTTCCTGTGAATGGTTTTAGGATAATCAAAAATATCCTCAAGGAAAGAAAAGGCGTGGCATTTCTCAAGCCTATTCAGGTAATTGGCTTAAGTGCTCTTTGGATTGCAACACTTTTTTTAGGGGTATTATCGGTCGGCATAACGATACTGATCTTTGATGCTAATAACGTACCTTCAAAGGGATATATACTTTGGGCTAGCATGATTGGCTTGAGCTTACTTGGTATATATCTCTCCACTTATACTTTCCAACGTATCAAAAATCTCCCTATTACCGAACAAAAACGTTATTACTTACAGGCAAAGTATTCTGTTTTACCGGAAGAAAAGCGTCAGGCATTGCGTTTGCATATCGTTAACTGTTATTACGAGGGTTTTTGGACAGAAACATTAGAACATTACCCTTTAAAAAGCCGAGTTTCTCACGATAATTACCAATACCGTATCTTGCCCTTATCTGATGCAGAGCCTCATCAGTCCCAAGTCTACGCAGATTGGGGAATACTTAATGAAAAAGATTATTGGAAAGTAGTGCATGATTTATGGGCAGGAATACACTCAGAACGCTTTGCAGTTGATGCGGTTTTTACTGATGGCGAAATGTTTAAAATACTTGGCAGTTTAATTGAAGAGCCAGAAGAATATGTACAACAATGTTCTCGCTCAATTAATGGACGCCCGCCCGCTTTACTTTGGGGATTCGATCTCTGGCGCGCGATTGTTTTGAGCCGAAATTGTTTTGCAGCGGGCTATATTAGTGAAGAAACGGCGTGGAAAAATATACTAAAAACAGCTGATTATGTTTATGAAATTTTTGGCAGCTTCGATGAATTCTATACGAATTATCGGTTAGGTAATGCCTATTGGAGTCGGGATTTTGACACAGCGAAAGGACGCCTGAAAGCGTTTTTGTTTTACAAGGAACATTGTGACTGGCCGATGGCTCAATTACCCTGGCCAAACCCGAAAGGTATCTTTATGGAGCAATATATGAAAGAGGGTTTTGCTGATGTGGTCAATTCTATGTTACGCGATCAACAAATGGAAGATCCACTCGACGACGATGAAGTCATGGATGAGGAATATAGCCATACTGAAATCCGCGTTTTGCACTAA